Proteins from a single region of Congzhengia minquanensis:
- a CDS encoding polyribonucleotide nucleotidyltransferase, whose translation MYKSFKTEFAGRPLEIETGKFAELAGGAVMVRYGETCVLSTATMSAKPREGIDFFPLSVDFEEKLYSVGRIPGGFTRREGKPSEKAVLVSRVIDRPIRPLFPKDLRNDVSVVNTVMSVDQDFSPEVAAMIGTSIALTISDIPWNGPIGGVVMGYVDGEIITNPDVAQREKSDLYLTVAGTKDKVVMIEAGANEVKEEVVFDAIMQAHEEIKKICDFILDIQKEVGKEKIHYEPHVVDEEMYEAIKAFGLDKLKVALDTDDKNIREANMKVFYEELYQHFDGTYTEEENGADITETVEKLMKFIVRRWILDEGKRVDGRGILDIRPLHAEVGLLPRAHGSGLFSRGQTQVMTVATLGPVGDAQILDGIDLETEKRYMHHYNFPSYSVGETRPSRGPGRREIGHGALAERALEPVIPDVDTFPYAYRLVSEVLSSNGSTSQASVCGSTLALMDAGVPIKAPVAGISVGLVTEEDRFITMVDIQGLEDFYGDMDFKVAGTKEGITAIQMDIKIDGLTSEIIKQAFAQTKEARNYIIDEVILKAIPQPRESLSKYAPKIFTMNIDVDKIRDVIGSGGKVIQKIIAETQTKIDIEDDGTIYIATADEEMANRAMEIIKAICGNIEVGKIFKGKVVTVTSFGAFVEFIPGVEGLVHISKLENRRVAKVEDVVNVGDEIMVKVMGVDEKTGKISLSRKDAIYELEHKNNEEK comes from the coding sequence ATGTACAAAAGTTTTAAAACAGAATTTGCGGGCAGACCGCTGGAGATTGAAACAGGCAAATTTGCAGAACTGGCAGGCGGGGCAGTTATGGTCCGTTACGGCGAAACCTGCGTTTTGTCTACCGCAACTATGTCGGCAAAGCCGAGGGAGGGAATTGACTTTTTCCCTTTAAGCGTTGATTTTGAAGAAAAACTCTATTCCGTAGGCAGAATTCCCGGCGGATTTACACGGCGCGAGGGCAAACCCTCGGAGAAGGCAGTTTTGGTGTCCCGCGTTATCGACAGGCCTATCAGGCCCCTGTTCCCGAAGGATTTGAGAAACGATGTGTCTGTGGTAAATACCGTGATGTCTGTTGACCAGGATTTTTCGCCTGAGGTTGCTGCAATGATTGGCACGTCCATCGCACTGACAATTTCCGATATTCCGTGGAACGGCCCCATCGGCGGCGTTGTGATGGGGTATGTTGACGGTGAAATCATTACGAATCCAGACGTTGCACAGCGGGAAAAAAGCGATTTATATTTAACCGTTGCAGGCACCAAAGACAAAGTCGTTATGATTGAAGCCGGCGCAAACGAAGTGAAAGAAGAAGTTGTGTTTGACGCAATTATGCAGGCTCATGAAGAAATTAAAAAGATTTGCGACTTTATTTTAGACATTCAAAAAGAAGTTGGAAAAGAAAAAATTCATTATGAACCTCATGTTGTAGATGAGGAAATGTATGAAGCAATTAAAGCCTTTGGATTGGACAAATTAAAGGTTGCTTTAGACACAGATGACAAAAACATCCGCGAAGCAAACATGAAAGTGTTCTACGAAGAACTGTATCAGCACTTTGATGGAACATATACAGAGGAAGAAAACGGCGCAGACATCACTGAAACCGTGGAAAAACTAATGAAGTTCATCGTTCGCCGCTGGATTTTGGACGAGGGCAAGCGTGTAGATGGCAGAGGTATTTTAGATATTCGTCCCTTGCATGCAGAAGTTGGCCTTCTTCCCAGGGCACATGGCTCCGGCCTGTTTTCAAGAGGTCAGACCCAGGTTATGACCGTGGCTACTTTAGGCCCTGTCGGCGATGCGCAGATATTGGACGGAATTGACTTAGAAACCGAAAAACGCTATATGCACCACTATAACTTCCCGTCCTACAGCGTCGGCGAAACCAGACCGTCCCGCGGGCCGGGCAGACGTGAAATTGGCCACGGTGCTTTGGCAGAGCGTGCTTTAGAGCCAGTTATCCCAGATGTTGACACGTTCCCTTATGCTTACAGGCTGGTGTCTGAAGTGCTCTCCTCAAACGGAAGTACGTCCCAGGCCAGCGTCTGCGGCAGCACATTGGCGCTGATGGACGCAGGCGTTCCCATCAAAGCGCCGGTAGCGGGTATTTCTGTAGGCCTGGTGACCGAGGAAGACCGGTTCATCACTATGGTGGATATTCAGGGACTGGAAGACTTTTACGGAGACATGGACTTTAAGGTTGCCGGCACAAAAGAAGGCATCACCGCAATTCAGATGGACATTAAAATCGACGGGCTGACCTCGGAAATCATCAAGCAGGCTTTTGCACAGACAAAAGAGGCAAGAAACTACATTATAGACGAAGTCATTTTAAAAGCAATTCCGCAGCCCAGAGAGTCGCTGTCGAAATATGCGCCGAAAATCTTTACCATGAATATTGACGTTGACAAAATCCGCGACGTTATCGGTTCCGGCGGAAAGGTTATTCAGAAGATCATTGCTGAAACCCAGACCAAAATCGACATTGAAGACGACGGCACCATTTACATTGCCACTGCCGACGAGGAAATGGCAAACCGGGCCATGGAAATTATCAAAGCAATCTGCGGGAACATTGAAGTTGGAAAGATTTTTAAAGGTAAGGTTGTTACCGTTACATCGTTTGGCGCTTTTGTGGAATTCATTCCCGGCGTAGAGGGCTTAGTGCATATTTCCAAACTCGAAAACAGGCGTGTTGCCAAAGTGGAAGACGTGGTAAACGTTGGCGATGAAATTATGGTTAAGGTTATGGGAGTGGATGAAAAAACAGGAAAAATCAGCCTGTCCCGAAAAGATGCTATATACGAATTAGAACACAAAAACAACGAAGAAAAATAG
- a CDS encoding NfeD family protein produces the protein MGFVWFIGIIIFAILEAATFQFVSIWFAGGALGALIAFLLGAGPTVQVLVFALVSAVLLVLSRPLVKKMRRQKEPTNADRLIGQKVLLTEEVNNDLSTGKLTVNDVVWSVKSEDGQPIEKGTMVTIKAISGVKLIVAK, from the coding sequence ATGGGATTTGTATGGTTTATTGGTATTATCATTTTTGCCATATTAGAAGCAGCAACGTTTCAGTTTGTCAGCATTTGGTTCGCCGGCGGCGCTTTGGGTGCTTTAATTGCATTCCTGCTTGGCGCCGGTCCCACCGTTCAGGTTTTGGTGTTTGCCCTGGTGTCAGCAGTTTTGCTTGTTCTTTCAAGGCCGCTTGTGAAAAAAATGCGCAGGCAGAAAGAGCCCACCAATGCGGATCGGTTAATTGGGCAAAAGGTCTTGCTCACAGAGGAGGTCAACAACGATTTGTCCACTGGAAAGCTAACAGTGAACGACGTAGTTTGGTCTGTAAAAAGTGAAGACGGGCAGCCGATAGAAAAAGGAACAATGGTAACAATTAAGGCAATAAGCGGTGTGAAACTTATTGTTGCCAAATAA